GACCCCTAAAATGATCAGATGTTAAAGTTGTTAACGAAACAGAGAAACCTGTtcaagaggagaagagaggagaagagagaaaatacatgaCGACAAGGCACACTAAAACTACTTAGTCATGTCTTAGGGCCAGTCACTTTCGCCGAAGGCTAAAGGTAGATTATTTGATCTTAACGAGTGGCCCGTGAGAAGCCAAGGGGAGGCTTACAATGCCAGGAACATGGCTAAGCCATGTAAATCTCTAGATCTCTCTGCATGTTTcgcattcacacagacacacagatctgacCACCAGCAGAAGTCACAACAATTACAATAAACAATCTCTCTGAATAAAGGACTAAACATAACCAACTGGCCTTATGATGAAAGCTCTTTGTGATACTAACTCTACTTCAGTGCTTACTTAAATGGGTGCCCTTCATCGGATTTCTGGATGGCCTGCAGGATTCCCTTGTATATTCTGAAGATGATGGTCACGGAGAGGAGAGCCAGGGCAACATAGGAGAAGACGCTGATGATGctgcacacagacagggagagcagAAGCAAAAGGCTGGCCCCAAACACCACCCCAGTGGTCTTCACATCACGCCAGTACAGGAGGTCTACCACTGCAGAGGAAGAAAGGACAGGGGGAATGAGGACcttcaaaaaaaagaggctAAAATGTCAATTTTAGGGGTGTCACTTTTTGAGTCCCGGACAGCTAAGAGGGAAAGATATCTTTCAACCCTGTGTTTTCCGCATACAATCAAGTGGCACTGAGACAAAGATAGTAACACCATGGGCCTACATGTGTTACTCAATGTAATAGCGTAGCCTGTGTGTAAAACATCAGTGCTTTTCTCTTGTGCTGGAAATTAGAATTATTTCAAGTGTATTGTAAACCACTcaagtgatatttttttttttattcttttttgagGTCGACTGCCGGCCATCCAGGATCAAAGTCAACACCCCTGTTCTGTCTCAAAAAAGTGAGTTATGTAGAGTGGTGAGAAAGATGGAGCATGGGGGGGGAAAAGGGCAAAACAGTTTATGAATTGCTGGAATATTTTGGGTATTTTTGCAAGCGAATTCACCACGATGTGCAATCTCAAAATGTGATCAAGGTCACTGGAGTTTTATGACCTCAACGGTAAAAACCAAAGCATAGTAAAGGAGTGTTACCCCACCTCATCACTTAAATGGAACTTAATATACTATGTAATATAAGACCAGTATTCAGTTAATCTACAGACAATACAGGCTGAtcacaaagagaagaaaattaaTGTAAAGAGTAATGGGAtatcaaaactgaaacaaaactggGTCAAGAATTAACAGAGCTTCCTGATACAAACGTGCTCCTCAAAGCATCTCCATCAAAAACACCGCCCTGTTCAATCTGTACAACAGGCTGGCATTCCTGTGGAATGTGGAAAATAACATCAAATatcatgggggaaaaaacagttcCGTTATCGGGTACAACCTAGCCTAATTCTTGCTgcccattttattttttaagccTTGCTTGAACCATACCTTTCCCATCCTAGTAGGAAGTGAGAGAAACCTTGAATGTCAGAGTTTTAGTACTAGCCAAGCAGTGATTGTGACACAGAAACTGATAATGCTTCTGGATGGATTAAAAGCCAAGCGTGAAACCGCGGAACAAAAATAACCTTCCATTTTCCAACACATTCATTTACTTTCATTCCAATAAAAATGCAGTTAAAAACTTCAGTATAGAGAGTACAGAACCCTTCTAAACTGCCATTGAGGCCAACTAACTAATCCAGTTCATCATAATTAGCCTAAAACGAACTTCTACGTAGTTAAAGATGTAGAAAGTGAACTGAATTAAGTTGTTCTGCCTCACTGATGCTTTTTAAGCCATAAAGCAAACAAGCAACACATCCATATTTTTAACCTTGAGTGTGTTTGCAGATCTACACCCAATGCCCTGATTAGGACTACGGATTGCCCCTAAAAGTAAATTGGTCAGAGCCCTGTAGTTCTTAGTTAcaaaccccctcctctctccaaaTGTGCCTAGACCCTGTCCTGACTtaatcactgtgtgtttatcacCTCACTCAGAGGCATCTTCATCAGCTGACACAGACTCCCAAACAGATGACATGTTCAAAACTCCACTTCCAGAATAGCCAGTCAGAACATATTGGGTTAATCCATACAGTAGCCGTGTACTGTTCCGCACCAGGACACCTCAGAGCCATATGGAACTCCATCTTAACTGTGTTAACCAAGTAAAGATTGAGCGCTTGAAGAGACACAAAGCTTCAGTACCGTGAACAGCTACTCCAAGCAGGCTATTCCACATTTAGATCTGAATGTGACACATTCCTGACAAACTGACACAtctaaaaactgaaaatagGAAACCAGTTTAAAATTGAGGGATGTCCTTGGGCTTGGGAGGATCAAAACGACTCCTGGATAAATAGGACAGCAAATGTTAAAATAAGGATTTCTAAGGATAACATCCTGTGGTTAAACTAATTAACAAGAAGTAGGCCTACATGTATCTTAGCGCCAACGGCAAATGCGTAAAATGACAACCAACGTCATGCTACATTGTCAAGTACCCGAACTTATTGCAAATGCTTATTCAGAAATCAGCCTAACTGCAAATAAATATAAGCATTCAGTTTTATGAAATCGACAACTGAACACATACGGTGTGGAAATGTAGCCAGACTAATCTGCACTGCAATCGACTACCAAGTACAAAACAAGCTCGGTAAATAGAGGATTGAGTGGTGATGACGTTATAGCTTGTCCCTTGTTTTAAATCGACTAAAGAATTAAACAGCGACACCATTTTAACGTTAGTTATACATAGCAAATTAGGTCGTGGCTTTGCATAGTTCATTGTCCATGAtgtataataatagtaatgGCCTGCAGTATGCTGAGGGGGCTTATTCATTCCGAATACGGCTGTCTACATATGGTAAGCACGAACTAGCTTCTACAGTCTAAAAATAGCTCACCACTATCAACTGCGCTCATCCAATTACAAGTCATGTTAAAACTACAGACCTTCTCCCTTGAACATTTCCGTAAATAATTATGTGTATAATCGCAACAAGGAAAGGCGACTCCTATGGCGTCAACACTTGTCATCTGCTATTTCCCAATACAATAAAGCGGACTACGTGCGGTTTGACCGAACCAGACCGCTACTAAGTTACACAACAACAAGTCGACcgatgcaataaaaaaaatcacagaaataGCACGGTGAAATAATAGACAACATGTAATTTTCAAGAAAACTACCAAACAGAAAGGGAAAGCATAAAGATAAACAAAAGATAATGAGAACTGACCCCGCTTGGCATCCATCTTGCGCCGCCTAGCATGCACCAGCTCCTGGCTCTGCCGAGCAAGAGCTAAGCCTTTTTCTATGTGAAAGGCTTTGGGGAGAGAGATTGTTTCACTTCCTGCGAGGTCGCTATGAGGCTCACTGACAATGCAGTTACACGCAGAGAGCAATGTGCTgaccaaaacaaactgacactATTACCATTTCTTTAAGACAGGCATTGGTTGACAAAACAGAGTAGGCTACTGACACGGAGGGAGGTTCAGACGCTCCCGACGGCATGCACAATATTTACCAGAGACATTCAAATGACGTCGGTTGTTTGGAAAAGTTATGAACATTTAAAGGTtgatatcactttttttttttatctataaaATGTATAAACCCCGTACAAAATATCGGAACAAGACACTGTTAGCTACAATAACGGAACGGTAGCATCCTTTTATGGCGTTTGTTAAGATGAAGACGtgtgtaaaaacagacaaatacaagACGGGGATTGGTTTTGAGTTGATATCGAAAATCTGTCTGTGCTATAAATAACATTTATAGTCTGTCAGTTTCTATAATAGTTAAGActtattttgtgcattttactCTTATCTACTTTTATTCATAGATTaccaaaatatattaaatatcatAAAGAACAACCGTCACAGGACAGTAAACGTTGTCAGCTCTAAACATAGACTGAACCCTCTGTGTGTTCAACACAACAGCTCACTGGTTTTCTGGATCTACTTAGTCACAGGTCTCAAGGTCCATAACTCCATTTCCTGAAAACAATGAACTCTCATTTTCTGGGTTTGATAAAAGTGGGGTTCTATTCATAGGGTTGTTTCATTTTGGTATTGATTAAAGCTTACCTAGCTTAACAGGCCTGAGGTGCTAATGCAATTCTCTTACTTAATCTAAAAGGTAGAGCAAACATTTTGATCAGACAATGTATATGTCACAGCCGGGCAAAGGACTAGGTAAACAAGGCTGTATTCAATTAATGTGACAGAGCTGTATAGTGCTTAGTCCTTATGTGACTCAGTCTACTATTTGGTAATTATCTCAGTCAAGCTGATAGGGGTGATCCTTTACACAATGCCCTCTCTGTTGCAATGTGCTGCTACTATGTCACAGCATCTCCCTTCTGTAGCAAAGGCAACGCGCATGATCATCAGCAGGCATGTACACGGCTAGAGGAGCGTGTGAATGAAACATCTCAGAGATCCCTCTGATGGCGGAGAAATAAGCATTTCTCAAGTTTTCCTCTGGGAGGGAACAGATCAACAGTAAATGAGTAACCTTACAATGAGATCGACACAAAATGAGGCTGAATCAagagtcacacacgcacacaaaaaaaaaaaaaaaaaatccaaaaactaCCATCACATCCACCACAGGTTGTAAGTCCAGGAATAACAGGCCTGTTTACAGAAAAGTGGTCAGCAAAGCATAGGCCAATGTACAATAATAGATGGCCATTACACTTCTTTCTGAACACATAATACTTGTCAAAATTCTATACCAGAGCACATCATGAAAATGTAGACTCTTTCGGTAAGAACTATCATACCTCACCCAAAACCTTTGTACAGATCACCTCTGTCACCATAGCAAAGTAGAGAGAGGTCCAAAGGTTCCTCTAGCATGCAGTCCTATTTCAGGACACAGAGCTGAGGaatatatttttacaaatataaGATAGTGTAAATCCAAAAGCACTAAACCAGAAGAATAAAAATATGCAACAAGGTAGTCAAACACTGGACCTGTACTCTAAGTGTGCCCAAATCAatccaaagtaaaaaaaaaaaaacaaactaacaaaaaaaacccaatgttAATCTCTACAATTTTCCAAACCCATGAAcctcacaaaactgaaaaaaaaaaaaccctccatcaTACTTGCACAGAACAGTCTTTCCATAGCATTAAATTAATGTTATACCCTTCTCCTTCCAGTTTTTCGGGGACGGGGAGTCTTTATTTTCCATATTGTCCATATTTTCCCTTGTGGTTGATAAGGCAGATCTGCAGGGGATCAGCTGGGCATTCCAAGCAGCGTGTGGAGCACTGGGCTGCAGAGGCGGGTGGGGCGATGGGGACCAGGctgagaaggaggaggggatgGAAGACTCCCACTGGTGAGTCGACTGCAGCGATCACTGCCTCTCTCAGGCTGCAGGGCTAGAGTGGGTCAGCTGACTGTCTGCTGGCTGGTAGAACCACTAACGCACTGACGCAGCAACTATAAAACGTTCCCTTGTGCCAAcctctcattctccctcccccacagccaaacacacacaccccagcctACCTAGAttctcacatatatacacacccactctctctctctctctctctctctctctctctctctcttttgccctcACAAAGGCGTTTCAAAATGCCCCATAGCCACATTCAATCATGTTCTCTTCTGTAGATCAGACTTTACTGCTACTACCCCTCGGGGCAAAACAATCCATTAATTTAATGAGGGCACTTACCAAGACTGTAAGAGGAGAGTGAAATATCAAAACTGCATATCGTTACTGAGATGAGAGTTGGACACTGGGCATGTCTGTCTATCTGCAGACTTAAAGCATAACTGAACAGTTTAGTATATGAATTTGGATAAAAGGAATTTTAGAAGCACAAATAACACCAAGCGCAATGGAGACAAAGCTCACACATGTCAAGCTGAAGATGAACTTGGACAGATGTCGCAGTTTCTGTCAGAATAGTCCACTAGGGGGCATGTCAATCAAATTTATCAGAAGTAGAATAGTTAATTCAGTGTAATGGTTCTTCATCATAAGCCATAAAGAAAATGTTAggcaatttcattttaatccaAAACCATAAAGAATTTAATTTTACTGGTGGTAAACGGTCAAGCTGGTTGTTTAGTCAAAGCTTTCCTTGTCTGTTTTCATGTAGCATTAGCGTTCatgttattttaaacaaatagaGGAACAAGGTTCACTTTGTGAACAGAAGGGTGCAGCCTGTGAAGAGATACAAACTAATTGTACAGAAGTGACCTGATATTACTTGCCCAACAACAgtaaattcaaactgaaaacaatcTTGTACAAAGTGTTATTGCCACCAAAGGACAGCGCCGCATTTTATGTCAAACAAATGAGGCAATGCTGCTGATATACTATCTGTTCTCAATGGGCCAGTGTCGCAATGCAGGACCAGGGATTCTTCATGCTCTACCAACCTGTCACAACATACAATCCTAACAGCAACAGGATAAACTCTAAAAACAACAGGACAAGCATGCCTAAACTCAATTCAAAGGCAAGGAGggcaagattaaaaaaaacgttACTACCCTTTGACTTGGTCTAGCTCTGAGGAATCTGCTCTGGAATGACTTAAATAATGACTTGCGGTACTCTGGGAACTGTTGGCCTGTAGCAGAACTTGTTAAAACAAGAGGACCAAACAGCTAACAGCTCACATAAAATCCCAgccagtgttaaaaaaaaatcctcatggCTTGtaagttaaacaaaaaatagTTAAGACTAGTAATATATTTATACCAACAGAAAACCAGTCCTGTTCATTCAAAGGCTGAAAATAACCTTTGAACATATCACTCAGAATGACACCCTTCCATCAGGCACGTAAGCATAGATCATTTATTAACCCAAGTCTCTCAGAATATGAATGGGCGTCAAAGAAAAGCACCTCTCTGCCAGTACTGCTATtccctctaaaaaaaacaaaaaaagacactctaGCACTGAGGTCAGTGACATGTGAATTATTTGCAGCTTAATACAGCAAAGCTGTGTTCTCACCATTACTGATGACAACtgccaaaatcatttcattcCAAATACCACAGCAAGGATTCATTTAAAAACGAAAGGAAGAACATGGCTAGAAAATGCTCcgaacatacatacattcattctTTTAGCCAATACCCAGAGTGACTAAGAATTATGActttctgtgtcagaggtcaccTGCCTCTAGACCAGccttggggttaagtgccttgttCAGGAGTACATCAGTGGTGAACCGTCATGCTTGACATTTGAAACAACAAACGCTGCAGTTCCTAATCTGTTTCCTGTACTACTAAGCCCGTAAACCTTATATAATGACATATATATAGTGCAGGGCACTGACACAGTTCTACTTTATTTTAGGTTTCGGTATTATAAATGTTCTTGGATTTCAGTTCTGTGAATCAATTTCTTGCTCTAGAAATTAAAGTATGTGGTATAAATGAACGGCAGAACAGTAAAAGACGATatagcagaaaaataaataaactgggTTGATATGGTcatgcaaacacaaagcaaatccATGTACACAAATCCACAGCATGCATCATAACCACAAGGCCATGCAAAGGGATGAGGTAGAGATCACAAACAAAAGGTAAGGCTGGTGAAAAGGATGAAAATGAGTCGATGAGAATgaatagccaaaaaaaaaaaaaaaaaaaaggccaaaacaTGTTCCCTGGGGAGATGAAATGATAATAAGCCAAACACTGCTGAAGCTCCTTGGTGAAATTACCTGCTTCTGCGTTCAAGTTTGGCGTCTTAACAGCTTTAggttcttctttcttctctgtgactGGTTCGGCCACTTCTGTTTTTGCCGCTGGAGAATGGGCAACAGAAGGCTGCGAGACGGGCATCGGGATGTCTGATACCTCCAGACCTGCCTTACCTCTCTGTGCAGAGGCTTTATCTGAAGGTTCGGTGAGAAGAAGGTACGAGCTCTGATTAACCTTTTCTTGAGATTCCTCGCTTGTATTAGCCTTTATTTCTCCCTGTCCAGACTTTGAGGCGAAGTCATCATTATCCAATACCATTTCTGATGCTTTGGAAAACTTGGAGTTATCTAATGTTTCCAAGAACTCGTCTATGGCACCTCGTGGCGGCTTCTCAACAAACTCAAACTCCTCAGAAGACACCTCTTGCTCAGATACCTCATCTGTGGCTTCTGGTTCTTCCTTGGGGACTTTCTTTTCTGACTCAACTTGGAAACTTGCTGGGTTTCTTGCCATTGCTTCTAGAACTGGAGACAAAGAATCAGCAGAAGGACTTTCTGAATCAGACTGTTCCTGGGCCTTTCCAGCCGGGAAGTTCAGACATTCAAATCGGTCCACCATCTGTGCAGAACCTTGGCCTGGTGGACTTACATCTTTCTGGCCTCCAAGTAATGGTTCTTGGATCTTCAAGGGGGGCTGTGTCTCTTTAACAAGGTCAAAGGAACCAAAACTTTGCTCGGAAGCGGGTTTTTCGTctgacttttcattttctgcagcTCTTGCCTCAGTCTCTTCTGCCATCTCCTTCAGCAAAGATATCTTGGTGTTAAAAGCAAAAGGATTGTTAGCAGACATGGAGAAAGGGGCATTTGGTGAATCACTCCCCTCTCTGTGGACTGGGCTTATGTCAGGGCTTCCCTCAGATGAGCCAGAATCCAGTTTCTCTGGGTTGAGTGGATATGACTTCAAGATGTCTGGGAGAGAAGTAGGCGCAGCAGGGTTATCATCCTCCTTGGTGGCAGATGTAAACAGATCAGATGCAATGAGCTGCTGCCTAAGTGAGTCAATGGTCTCTGACGTGGAATGAAATGGTTTCTCAGACTCTTTCAGTAGGTCATCCAGCATCTCTCCTTCATGAGAATATTGGACCAAATCTGGGGTTGGGCTCTCAGACATTTTTGATCTTCTGCTGTCTGTTGTAGTCTCCTCAAGATGTGAAAAGCCATCACTCGGGTTATCAACGGGAGAAAAACCCTGGAAGGGATTCTTCTTTGTCTCAAACATAAAGTCATCATCTGAATGACTCAGCATGTCTGGATCAACACCAGAGGCGCTCCTGGAAGCTGTGTCCTTTGTGAACGAATCCATGGAAACCTTTGTGTTGGCCTGTGAAGCTACAAATTGGGAATCCCAGTGCTCTGTTGGATTAGAGGCATGGGCAACATTAAGATCAGAGGTTACGTTAGGCTTTATAGATAACTTGGGTGGTGGAGGTCCGGTGGAGGTTCCAAATTCTGCATACCTCTGAAACACTTCCTGGTGGCTATCATTCCTGAATGAACTAGAATACCTCTGGCTGGAAGATGGCAATGCTTTACCATCTCCACAAATCAATGATCTGGTTTCTGACTCAGGCCCTACATCTCCCTCTGAAATTAAAGGTGAACTTGACACTGACTGCATTTCCATCTGAGAGCAGCTCTGTGTAACAGTGCTCTCTTTATCTATTCCTACTGCATTGTCTTGACCAAAACATGAAGTAATTGTGACGGCTGCCTCCTGAGACTCAGCGTTACCCAGTGGCACACACTTAAGAAGGGCATAACTAGGCTTTTCTGACAGGGAAAGTTCCTCCAGAGAGtcaggagagtgaggagaggagagaggggagatggAGGCAGAAGAACCATCGTTCTGCCCAAGTGCTTGagtgaacagagaggaaaatgacacGCATCAAAACACATTCCACTCCTGAAGAGGCCATGCCAACACTCTACAACAAGGCTGACAATTTCCACTGAAGCATGCAATAAATCTGACAATGTCCCACTCTGTAGCACTACTCAATACTGCATCCTTAACCAGTTTCTATTGATCACTACATAAAGTTATAAAGATACATAGTTTCAGTAGGCACTAAGCGTCATTTTAATTCTATTAGTCAAGTTAGTCAGATTATCAGCTTACATCTTTCATGAAAACACTAACTGTGATAGTTAAGTGGATTATATTTCTGAgcataaaaacaaactgaagtgCTCAGAGAATTTATGCATTGCAGCAAAGTTAGCAAGGCATACTAATTCCTCGAAATACAAAAGCAAGCACAAAAGCGTTTTAGATCAGAGGCACTGAGCCtatgaacaaaaagaaacaaaggcaAGACAGTGAAGACAGAACTTGCCTGAAGAGAACTGCATAAGAGGCTGAGAGGGAGCAGAGGGAACGGCAGGTTCATCTGGAAAAAGacaccaaaggaaaaaacaaacaaacaagtcacaGAATATTAGTGGGTTAAATTAGTAGCTAGCAATTTGtgcaaagaagaaaaaaaattagtaaaACAGGTTACATATATAGTTTATAGGCTCAATACAAGACATTCATATTGAAAGGAgcataaatattaataattaatttCACTCTCATGTGTTTCAAAAGAGGTTCAGATCAGAACCAAGTAAAAAGCCTGGATTTAATATGCAAGATTAAATCTTACTTAATACACAGTCATTCAGCTAATGAAATTAACTTCTTGAGACATCAAGCAGCCCATAGATACAAAAATACAATGCAAAAAGCACAATGTTTCCAGTGACAATGCAGCCGAACTGAACATTTTATATGCTCAGTCACTGAATTTTATTCTAAAGCACTGGTCCATATTTCTTAAGTACCTTTTACTAAGTGATGGCACTGAAAacatacaggcacacaaagCAAAACGTAGATCATTTGACTTCACCCCAAGTAGTGAGACATAACCTAGCAGTAAGGGGTGTGGTTTCACCGAGTCATCACTGACATtgtaaaattcaaaatgtcTGGCATACCATGCAGTTTCTCTAAGATAATGGTCAAACGGATGAAAATCCCCAAAACACTCAAAGCTGAAAAAATGTAGGCCTAACCATGATTGTGTATTAACAATTTACATATTCAGGGATGTTGTCCGTGTCAAACTTAAGTCAGTGTATTAATGTAGTTTCAGTACCTATTCTATTTCTCATCTGGTCATTCAAGTAC
This sequence is a window from Chanos chanos chromosome 4, fChaCha1.1, whole genome shotgun sequence. Protein-coding genes within it:
- the rtn4b gene encoding reticulon-4b isoform X1: MADTEQVSSTTANEVEEAPKVQELGTGDFIDNEAAVKVVEEETEMPSETLLHSGSTSKQLTELSAPPEEPQTVEVISAPEPEAPASVTSTVGDATEQLTKEEEEEVAVTSTHKADAVPETLDVKSEPEKKQIEELAEKVISLEAEVSEQVVSAAPVVETVITAPIVEPEETFKATAVEEPSAAPAKEPPSAPAPSYEPAVPSAPSQPLMQFSSEHWDSQFVASQANTKVSMDSFTKDTASRSASGVDPDMLSHSDDDFMFETKKNPFQGFSPVDNPSDGFSHLEETTTDSRRSKMSESPTPDLVQYSHEGEMLDDLLKESEKPFHSTSETIDSLRQQLIASDLFTSATKEDDNPAAPTSLPDILKSYPLNPEKLDSGSSEGSPDISPVHREGSDSPNAPFSMSANNPFAFNTKISLLKEMAEETEARAAENEKSDEKPASEQSFGSFDLVKETQPPLKIQEPLLGGQKDVSPPGQGSAQMVDRFECLNFPAGKAQEQSDSESPSADSLSPVLEAMARNPASFQVESEKKVPKEEPEATDEVSEQEVSSEEFEFVEKPPRGAIDEFLETLDNSKFSKASEMVLDNDDFASKSGQGEIKANTSEESQEKVNQSSYLLLTEPSDKASAQRGKAGLEVSDIPMPVSQPSVAHSPAAKTEVAEPVTEKKEEPKAVKTPNLNAEAVVDLLYWRDVKTTGVVFGASLLLLLSLSVCSIISVFSYVALALLSVTIIFRIYKGILQAIQKSDEGHPFKLYLDQDLALSEDLVHKYSDLALGRINSSIRELRRLFLVEDLVDSLKFAVFMWILTYVGALFNGLTLLILGLVSAFSLPIIYEKHQTQIDQYIALVNNQIKDIIGKIQAKVPGLKKKTE